A window of Daphnia pulicaria isolate SC F1-1A chromosome 10, SC_F0-13Bv2, whole genome shotgun sequence contains these coding sequences:
- the LOC124313967 gene encoding UHRF1-binding protein 1-like isoform X2: MTSLLKNQIIKHLSKFVKNLSPDKINLSTLKGEGELTNLELDEKVLTSLLELPSWLTLDRAWCNRVSIRIPWTKLKSVPICLSLDEVHVSMGTCSELRQPSANLKPPTYAAGWKYGFSDKVVDGVTLSVNSLIINFKSPAFEASLQFSRILLESASPTWQHGDLRFSRLKDTDLGLILLFKELQWQTLRLEARSTTGDLSLPPLRLITNQSKCRITIKKRLLDCAVIGCRLVLIMDELLWVLTDAQLSAAVLFLQSLSSLIEQDTLVNQRFKAARKLETLPEYHAQQQQQQQHRSGAPGTTHKSPSPLGRVFARYDVLETSYHFFSEKIDFHFCDDPGEGRSSHPELKDGGALQVTLSQLQLDFYPYHWAAAEAGSHRKHWVGYEEGPLSRWVEQGIDQFTKQLLHMDSPSHNKLTRSFANDGPSSPVPNPSPKITASTSLLHGSILNHLRQLMSTCLILRLGDFLVFRVTTAKSRQTPKEFIVGDRGRFPLPDSTPIVHMEFTQFYYPGDMEFPLPQPKCFVQLNPLQVNFDGLTILWLHTFIRGLDKTLISCAPSTGASESESKSSSGPVPQLEIRLEALMPRMIFELPGWERPRSLQLQVSRLVCSNYRSIDNGSRADLAACLEKIQGGSSECGGGLCFASAFPARDDDLSPISETLLKHATQVQQTNTSVGWKRDLLWTKETSQVWFIHLDPFWADFFAASGQLSKSKPLPFIGTVPITIWIQPDSERISGLLNISSLVSVQLDRAEYVFLLRVMEGLSETTAFLNHQEKKFSSGDSSQSMVIGAVIPQVDVSILFPPQAATALQGTDDADSPMGDTESIYPDTSSMTDLAQLGRSMQGLKLRNSHSEYAVSQPTEPTDICSVNSLSEGVTLVKSQSDSMIEMSASSDGPTGHEDLKLSGQAPASSQRFVTFADRKQPPQQMGFSSITKGLHNFMSSMDAALKHSTHIPDDASDCYSIRSEGSSDSSDNFIVLQAEHGDNHHDVLGVFKPKASTTIDVSADPLSDVAAEDLDEVAVEVCEDTPTTSDHSSAGGPPTMASFVSPRNREVAVVTMHINDLEFIQQSVGSTSSLRLQAGHLSCNECTAISHEEFQSKFASRSRGWREVEVDAGRQPGVTVLPLRVRMEQKMDFCPERVDLSGSLREAVASATEAWIEASLTHLSLSLQLSSVTGLTAFVEDELVAPVVPLFINLRDIECTLIEDRPPIRVGGPPPFPAPPMVVRVKHLLVQRNHCGVISVGVNESNPNHLVSRGESSNRDMREAALRSRIEELERENASLNQRLSNKTN; the protein is encoded by the exons ATGACGTCTTTACTAAAGAACCAAATTATTAAGCATTTGTCCAA GTTCGTCAAGAATTTGTCACCCGATAAAATCAACCTTAGTACCCTAAAAGGAGAAGGTGAACTCACTAATCTTGAATTGGATGAGAAAGTGTTGACCAGTTTGTTGGAGCTGCCGAGCTGGTTAACCTTGGACCGAGCATGGTGCAATCGTGTTTCCATCAGAATACCTTGGACAAAACTTAAAAGTGTCCCCATATGCTTG agTTTAGATGAGGTTCATGTGTCTATGGGAACTTGTTCTGAATTACGTCAGCCCTCCGCTAACCTAAAACCTCCAACTTATGCAGCTGGTTGGAAATATGGGTTTTCAGACAAAGTTGTTGATGGAGTTACATTGAGTGTCAACtcattgattataaatttcaaaagcccAGCATTTGAAGCTTCCTTGCAA TTTTCCCGTATTCTACTAGAGTCAGCGTCACCTACTTGGCAACATGGAGATTTGCGATTTTCTCGGTTGAAGGATACCGACCTAGGCttgattttgttgtttaag GAATTGCAATGGCAGACTCTTCGGTTGGAAGCACGGTCGACGACTGGTGACCTCTCCTTACCTCCCCTTCGTTTGATAACGAATCAGTCAAAGTGCCGAATTACAATCAAGAAGCGCCTTTTAG ATTGTGCTGTCATTGGCTGTCGTCTTGTGTTAATCATGGATGAACTACTTTGGGTGCTTACGGACGCGCAGCTAAGCGCTGCCGTTCTCTTTCTGCAATCCCTCTCCTCCTTGATTGAACAGGATACTTTGGTGAATCAAAGATTTAAG GCTGCAAGGAAATTGGAGACACTTCCAGAGTACCAtgcgcagcagcaacagcagcagcagcaccgctCTGGTGCGCCTGGTACCACCCATAAATCTCCAAGTCCACTCGGCCGAGTTTTTGCTCGTTATGACGTGCTGGAAACCTCGTATCACTTTTTCTCAGAGAAGATCGATTTCCATTTTTGCGATGATCCCGGAGAGGGCAGAAGCAGCCACCCAGAGCTAAAAGACGGTGGAGCCCTTCAGGTTACACTCAGTCAGCTTCAGCTCGATTTTTACCCATATCACTGGGCAGCAGCGGAGGCGGGTAGCCACCGTAAACATTGGGTCGGCTACGAAGAAGGCCCGCTGTCTCGATGG GTTGAACAAGGGATCGATCAGTTCACCAAGCAACTGCTACACATGGATTCGCCTTCACACAACAAGCTGACCCGGAGTTTCGCCAACGATGGACCTTCATCACCAGTTCCAAATCCTAGTCCCAAAATAACGGCAAGCACGTCGCTGTTGCACGGATCCATCCTCAATCATTTACGACAGCTTATGAGCACTTGCTTAATCCTGAGGTTGGGCGACTTTCTCGTTTTTCGAGTGACTACCGCCAAGAGCCGTCAGACGCCTAAAGAATTTATTGTTG GGGATCGAGGCCGATTTCCTTTGCCAGATAGTACGCCCATTGTTCACATGGAGTTTACGCAATTCTATTATCCTGGCGACATGGAATTCCCTC TTCCACAGCCCAAATGTTTTGTCCAACTTAATCCACTCCAGGTCAATTTTGATGGATTGACGATATTGTGGTTGCATACGTTCATCCGCGGGTTAGATAAGACTTTGATTTCCTGTGCGCCCTCAACTGGCGCGTCAGAGTCCGAGAGCAAATCCTCTTCAGGCCCAGTTCCGCAACTAGAAATTCGCTTGGAAGCCCTGATGCCTAGa ATGATATTTGAGCTACCAGGATGGGAACGTCCACGATCGCTGCAGTTACAAGTGTCACGACTGGTCTGCTCCAATTACCGTTCAATTGATAACGGTTCCCGTGCAGATTTGGCCGCTTGTCTAGAGAAAATACAAGGGGGTTCATCCGAGTGCGGTGGAGGGCTATGCTTTGCATCCGCCTTTCCAGCGAGAGACGACGATTTATCACCAATCAGCGAGACCCTACTAAAACACGCCACTCAAGTTCAGCAAACAAACACGTCGGTTGGATGGAAACGAGATTTGCTCTGGACCAAAGAAACGTCTCAGGTCTGGTTCATTCATCTCGATCCGTTCTGGGCCGATTTCTTTGCCGCCAGCGGTCAGCTATCGAAATCGAAACCTTTGCCTTTCATCGGAACTGTCCCCATAACAATTTGGATTCAACCGGATTCAG AGAGGATTTCCGGTCTCTTGAACATCAGCAGTCTTGTGAGTGTGCAACTAGATCGCGCTGAGTATGTTTTTCTGTTGCGGGTCATGGAGGGCTTGTCAGAGACGACCGCGTTCTTGAATcaccaagaaaagaaattcagtTCCGGGGATTCATCTCAATCGATGGTTATCGGTGCGGTCATTCCACAAGTTGACGTTTCCATTCTGTTCCCACCTCAGGCTGCAACAGCCTTGCAG GGCACGGATGATGCTGATTCACCAATGGGAGACACGGAATCGATCTATCCTGATACATCCAGTATGACTGACCTGGCCCAACTCGGTCGTTCCATGCAGGGATTGAAGCTTCGTAATTCGCATTCTGAATACGCCGTCTCGCAACCGACCGAACCGACCGACATATGTAGTGTCAACAGTCTGTCAGAGGGAGTCACCCTCGTCAAATCGCAAAGTGATAG TATGATTGAAATGTCTGCAAGCAGTGATGGGCCAACTGGTCATGAAGATCTAAAACTAAGTGGACAAGCTCCAGCCTCGTCGCAAAGGTTTGTGACATTTGCCGATCGCAAGCAACCACCGCAGCAGATGGGATTTAGTTCCATTACGAAAGGTCTACACAATTTTATGTCTAGCATGGATGCAGCCCTAAAACATTCGACTCATATTCCAG atGATGCCAGCGATTGCTATTCCATCCGAAGCGAGGGTAGTTCCGATAGCAGCGATAACTTTATTGTGTTGCAGGCAGAACATGGTGACAATCATCACGACGTTCTGGGCGTGTTTAAACCCAAAGCTTCTACGACAATTGATGTTTCTGCCGATCCTTTAAGCGATGTTGCCGCGGAAGATCTCGACGAAGTAGCCGTCGAAGTTTGCGAGGACACTCCGACTACCAGCGATCATTCTTCGGCTGGTGGCCCACCTACGATGGCGTCATTTGTATCCCCTCGTAATCGAGAGGTTGCAGTCGTGACAATGCACATTAACGACCTCGAGTTCATTCAACAGTCAGTTGGCTCGACTTCGTCCCTTCGCCTGCAGGCCGGCCATCTTTCGTGCAACGAATGCACGGCCATTTCCCACGAGGAATTCCaa TCCAAGTTTGCGTCGAGAAGTCGGGGTTGGCGAGAAGTTGAAGTTGATGCAGGCCGACAACCCGGGGTGACTGTGCTTCCGCTTAGAGTACGAATGGAACAGAAAATGGATTTCTGTCCGGAACGAGTCGATCTGAGTGGGTCGCTCAGGGAGGCAGTAGCCTCGGCAACCGAAGCCTGGATAGAGGCCAGTTTGACTCACTTGAGTCTATCGCTGCAGCTCAGTTCCGTCACCGGATTAACAGCTTTCGTCGAAGATGAATTAGTCGCACCAGTCGTCCCTCTTTTTATCAACCTGCGTGACATCGAGTGTACACTGATAGAAGATCGGCCTCCCATTCGCGTGGGGGGACCGCCACCATTTCCAGCTCCCCCTATGGTCGTGCGTGTCAAACATTTGCTCGTTCAGAGGAACCACTGTGGAGTCATTTCTGTCGGCGTCAACGAATCCAATCCAAACCATCTCGTTTCTCGCG GTGAATCGTCGAATCGGGACATGAGGGAAGCTGCGCTCCGTTCCAGGATCGAAGAACTTGAACGAGAAAATGCCTCACTCAATCAACGCCTCAGCAATAAAACCAATTGA
- the LOC124313967 gene encoding UHRF1-binding protein 1-like isoform X1, protein MTSLLKNQIIKHLSKFVKNLSPDKINLSTLKGEGELTNLELDEKVLTSLLELPSWLTLDRAWCNRVSIRIPWTKLKSVPICLSLDEVHVSMGTCSELRQPSANLKPPTYAAGWKYGFSDKVVDGVTLSVNSLIINFKSPAFEASLQFSRILLESASPTWQHGDLRFSRLKDTDLGLILLFKELQWQTLRLEARSTTGDLSLPPLRLITNQSKCRITIKKRLLDCAVIGCRLVLIMDELLWVLTDAQLSAAVLFLQSLSSLIEQDTLVNQRFKAARKLETLPEYHAQQQQQQQHRSGAPGTTHKSPSPLGRVFARYDVLETSYHFFSEKIDFHFCDDPGEGRSSHPELKDGGALQVTLSQLQLDFYPYHWAAAEAGSHRKHWVGYEEGPLSRWVEQGIDQFTKQLLHMDSPSHNKLTRSFANDGPSSPVPNPSPKITASTSLLHGSILNHLRQLMSTCLILRLGDFLVFRVTTAKSRQTPKEFIVGDRGRFPLPDSTPIVHMEFTQFYYPGDMEFPLPQPKCFVQLNPLQVNFDGLTILWLHTFIRGLDKTLISCAPSTGASESESKSSSGPVPQLEIRLEALMPRMIFELPGWERPRSLQLQVSRLVCSNYRSIDNGSRADLAACLEKIQGGSSECGGGLCFASAFPARDDDLSPISETLLKHATQVQQTNTSVGWKRDLLWTKETSQVWFIHLDPFWADFFAASGQLSKSKPLPFIGTVPITIWIQPDSERISGLLNISSLVSVQLDRAEYVFLLRVMEGLSETTAFLNHQEKKFSSGDSSQSMVIGAVIPQVDVSILFPPQAATALQGTDDADSPMGDTESIYPDTSSMTDLAQLGRSMQGLKLRNSHSEYAVSQPTEPTDICSVNSLSEGVTLVKSQSDSMIEMSASSDGPTGHEDLKLSGQAPASSQRFVTFADRKQPPQQMGFSSITKGLHNFMSSMDAALKHSTHIPDDASDCYSIRSEGSSDSSDNFIVLQAEHGDNHHDVLGVFKPKASTTIDVSADPLSDVAAEDLDEVAVEVCEDTPTTSDHSSAGGPPTMASFVSPRNREVAVVTMHINDLEFIQQSVGSTSSLRLQAGHLSCNECTAISHEEFQSKFASRSRGWREVEVDAGRQPGVTVLPLRVRMEQKMDFCPERVDLSGSLREAVASATEAWIEASLTHLSLSLQLSSVTGLTAFVEDELVAPVVPLFINLRDIECTLIEDRPPIRVGGPPPFPAPPMVVRVKHLLVQRNHCGVISVGVNESNPNHLVSRVVGESSNRDMREAALRSRIEELERENASLNQRLSNKTN, encoded by the exons ATGACGTCTTTACTAAAGAACCAAATTATTAAGCATTTGTCCAA GTTCGTCAAGAATTTGTCACCCGATAAAATCAACCTTAGTACCCTAAAAGGAGAAGGTGAACTCACTAATCTTGAATTGGATGAGAAAGTGTTGACCAGTTTGTTGGAGCTGCCGAGCTGGTTAACCTTGGACCGAGCATGGTGCAATCGTGTTTCCATCAGAATACCTTGGACAAAACTTAAAAGTGTCCCCATATGCTTG agTTTAGATGAGGTTCATGTGTCTATGGGAACTTGTTCTGAATTACGTCAGCCCTCCGCTAACCTAAAACCTCCAACTTATGCAGCTGGTTGGAAATATGGGTTTTCAGACAAAGTTGTTGATGGAGTTACATTGAGTGTCAACtcattgattataaatttcaaaagcccAGCATTTGAAGCTTCCTTGCAA TTTTCCCGTATTCTACTAGAGTCAGCGTCACCTACTTGGCAACATGGAGATTTGCGATTTTCTCGGTTGAAGGATACCGACCTAGGCttgattttgttgtttaag GAATTGCAATGGCAGACTCTTCGGTTGGAAGCACGGTCGACGACTGGTGACCTCTCCTTACCTCCCCTTCGTTTGATAACGAATCAGTCAAAGTGCCGAATTACAATCAAGAAGCGCCTTTTAG ATTGTGCTGTCATTGGCTGTCGTCTTGTGTTAATCATGGATGAACTACTTTGGGTGCTTACGGACGCGCAGCTAAGCGCTGCCGTTCTCTTTCTGCAATCCCTCTCCTCCTTGATTGAACAGGATACTTTGGTGAATCAAAGATTTAAG GCTGCAAGGAAATTGGAGACACTTCCAGAGTACCAtgcgcagcagcaacagcagcagcagcaccgctCTGGTGCGCCTGGTACCACCCATAAATCTCCAAGTCCACTCGGCCGAGTTTTTGCTCGTTATGACGTGCTGGAAACCTCGTATCACTTTTTCTCAGAGAAGATCGATTTCCATTTTTGCGATGATCCCGGAGAGGGCAGAAGCAGCCACCCAGAGCTAAAAGACGGTGGAGCCCTTCAGGTTACACTCAGTCAGCTTCAGCTCGATTTTTACCCATATCACTGGGCAGCAGCGGAGGCGGGTAGCCACCGTAAACATTGGGTCGGCTACGAAGAAGGCCCGCTGTCTCGATGG GTTGAACAAGGGATCGATCAGTTCACCAAGCAACTGCTACACATGGATTCGCCTTCACACAACAAGCTGACCCGGAGTTTCGCCAACGATGGACCTTCATCACCAGTTCCAAATCCTAGTCCCAAAATAACGGCAAGCACGTCGCTGTTGCACGGATCCATCCTCAATCATTTACGACAGCTTATGAGCACTTGCTTAATCCTGAGGTTGGGCGACTTTCTCGTTTTTCGAGTGACTACCGCCAAGAGCCGTCAGACGCCTAAAGAATTTATTGTTG GGGATCGAGGCCGATTTCCTTTGCCAGATAGTACGCCCATTGTTCACATGGAGTTTACGCAATTCTATTATCCTGGCGACATGGAATTCCCTC TTCCACAGCCCAAATGTTTTGTCCAACTTAATCCACTCCAGGTCAATTTTGATGGATTGACGATATTGTGGTTGCATACGTTCATCCGCGGGTTAGATAAGACTTTGATTTCCTGTGCGCCCTCAACTGGCGCGTCAGAGTCCGAGAGCAAATCCTCTTCAGGCCCAGTTCCGCAACTAGAAATTCGCTTGGAAGCCCTGATGCCTAGa ATGATATTTGAGCTACCAGGATGGGAACGTCCACGATCGCTGCAGTTACAAGTGTCACGACTGGTCTGCTCCAATTACCGTTCAATTGATAACGGTTCCCGTGCAGATTTGGCCGCTTGTCTAGAGAAAATACAAGGGGGTTCATCCGAGTGCGGTGGAGGGCTATGCTTTGCATCCGCCTTTCCAGCGAGAGACGACGATTTATCACCAATCAGCGAGACCCTACTAAAACACGCCACTCAAGTTCAGCAAACAAACACGTCGGTTGGATGGAAACGAGATTTGCTCTGGACCAAAGAAACGTCTCAGGTCTGGTTCATTCATCTCGATCCGTTCTGGGCCGATTTCTTTGCCGCCAGCGGTCAGCTATCGAAATCGAAACCTTTGCCTTTCATCGGAACTGTCCCCATAACAATTTGGATTCAACCGGATTCAG AGAGGATTTCCGGTCTCTTGAACATCAGCAGTCTTGTGAGTGTGCAACTAGATCGCGCTGAGTATGTTTTTCTGTTGCGGGTCATGGAGGGCTTGTCAGAGACGACCGCGTTCTTGAATcaccaagaaaagaaattcagtTCCGGGGATTCATCTCAATCGATGGTTATCGGTGCGGTCATTCCACAAGTTGACGTTTCCATTCTGTTCCCACCTCAGGCTGCAACAGCCTTGCAG GGCACGGATGATGCTGATTCACCAATGGGAGACACGGAATCGATCTATCCTGATACATCCAGTATGACTGACCTGGCCCAACTCGGTCGTTCCATGCAGGGATTGAAGCTTCGTAATTCGCATTCTGAATACGCCGTCTCGCAACCGACCGAACCGACCGACATATGTAGTGTCAACAGTCTGTCAGAGGGAGTCACCCTCGTCAAATCGCAAAGTGATAG TATGATTGAAATGTCTGCAAGCAGTGATGGGCCAACTGGTCATGAAGATCTAAAACTAAGTGGACAAGCTCCAGCCTCGTCGCAAAGGTTTGTGACATTTGCCGATCGCAAGCAACCACCGCAGCAGATGGGATTTAGTTCCATTACGAAAGGTCTACACAATTTTATGTCTAGCATGGATGCAGCCCTAAAACATTCGACTCATATTCCAG atGATGCCAGCGATTGCTATTCCATCCGAAGCGAGGGTAGTTCCGATAGCAGCGATAACTTTATTGTGTTGCAGGCAGAACATGGTGACAATCATCACGACGTTCTGGGCGTGTTTAAACCCAAAGCTTCTACGACAATTGATGTTTCTGCCGATCCTTTAAGCGATGTTGCCGCGGAAGATCTCGACGAAGTAGCCGTCGAAGTTTGCGAGGACACTCCGACTACCAGCGATCATTCTTCGGCTGGTGGCCCACCTACGATGGCGTCATTTGTATCCCCTCGTAATCGAGAGGTTGCAGTCGTGACAATGCACATTAACGACCTCGAGTTCATTCAACAGTCAGTTGGCTCGACTTCGTCCCTTCGCCTGCAGGCCGGCCATCTTTCGTGCAACGAATGCACGGCCATTTCCCACGAGGAATTCCaa TCCAAGTTTGCGTCGAGAAGTCGGGGTTGGCGAGAAGTTGAAGTTGATGCAGGCCGACAACCCGGGGTGACTGTGCTTCCGCTTAGAGTACGAATGGAACAGAAAATGGATTTCTGTCCGGAACGAGTCGATCTGAGTGGGTCGCTCAGGGAGGCAGTAGCCTCGGCAACCGAAGCCTGGATAGAGGCCAGTTTGACTCACTTGAGTCTATCGCTGCAGCTCAGTTCCGTCACCGGATTAACAGCTTTCGTCGAAGATGAATTAGTCGCACCAGTCGTCCCTCTTTTTATCAACCTGCGTGACATCGAGTGTACACTGATAGAAGATCGGCCTCCCATTCGCGTGGGGGGACCGCCACCATTTCCAGCTCCCCCTATGGTCGTGCGTGTCAAACATTTGCTCGTTCAGAGGAACCACTGTGGAGTCATTTCTGTCGGCGTCAACGAATCCAATCCAAACCATCTCGTTTCTCGCG TTGTAGGTGAATCGTCGAATCGGGACATGAGGGAAGCTGCGCTCCGTTCCAGGATCGAAGAACTTGAACGAGAAAATGCCTCACTCAATCAACGCCTCAGCAATAAAACCAATTGA
- the LOC124314178 gene encoding uncharacterized protein LOC124314178 isoform X2, with protein MMAMTGVLVVLARQLFIYSLLIVANESHLGALPGLFADHHQQQDGCDHDHGPAPSFSAPQNGSTVKGHHGAPAQLHCNIQDLHHRAVSWIRKTEDDLHLLTVGESSHTADSRINPEFIYPHLWQLKFNPAMINDSGTYLCHISTDPPLIRYIHLEISVPEPIVEIVDSQSDAAVSSDRVLYYRIGSSLELRCRVTHYWIKPKIFQWLKSGTPVADELWRGGISIYTEITKPGQLENKLSIANATINDGGNYTCSLDSFSFSIVVHFLKEEKQAASQHATNGGRLSLALHSLNQGLVRHLLLSFLVQIIIVHHHHLFRVIR; from the exons ATGATGGCGATGACGGGAGTGCTGGTGGTCCTCGCCCGTCAACTCTTCATCTACTCTCTGCTGATTGTCGCCAACGAGA GTCATCTGGGAGCCTTGCCCGGATTGTTTGccgaccaccaccagcagcaggacGGATGTGATCACGACCACGGACCGGCTCCATCGTTCAGCGCTCCGCAGAACGGCTCGACCGTGAAAGGCCATCACGGCGCTCCCGCTCAACTGCACTGCAACATTCAGGACCTCCATCACCGAGCG GTGTCTTGGATCAGGAAGACGGAGGACGATTTGCATCTGCTGACGGTGGGAGAATCCAGTCACACGGCCGACTCGCGGATAAATCCGGAATTTATTta TCCACATTTATGGCAGCTCAAGTTCAATCCAGCGATGATAAACGATTCCGGTACTTACCTCTGTCATATATCCACCGACCCGCCACTCATCCGCTACATTCATCTGGAGATTTCAG TTCCAGAACCAATCGTCGAGATCGTCGACAGCCAATCGGATGCGGCCGTTTCGTCGGATCGCGTCCTCTACTACCGGATCGGCTCCAGTCTTGAACTGCGCTGTCGAGTCACACACTACTGGATCAAGCCGAAGATTTTTCAATGGCTCAAATCAGGCACTCCCGTTGCCGATGAACTCTGGCGCGGTGGCATCAG TATCTACACGGAAATCACCAAGCCCGGCCAGTTGGAAAACAAACTCAGCATTGCCAACGCAACGATCAACGACGGCGGTAACTACACGTGCAGTTTAGACTCGTTTTCCTTCAGCATCGTTGTTCATTTCCTGAAAG AAGAGAAACAAGCTGCCTCACAGCACGCAACGAATGGCGGCCGTTTGTCGCTAGCGTTGCATTCCCTCAATCAGGGACTAGTTCGTCATTTGCTCCTCTCGTTTCTAGTCCAAATCATCATCGTCCACCATCATCACTTATTCCGTGTCATTCGCTGA
- the LOC124314178 gene encoding uncharacterized protein LOC124314178 isoform X1: MMAMTGVLVVLARQLFIYSLLIVANESKRIEKIAERNQDGDRLLRLRKHSCVSSSRAGHLGALPGLFADHHQQQDGCDHDHGPAPSFSAPQNGSTVKGHHGAPAQLHCNIQDLHHRAVSWIRKTEDDLHLLTVGESSHTADSRINPEFIYPHLWQLKFNPAMINDSGTYLCHISTDPPLIRYIHLEISVPEPIVEIVDSQSDAAVSSDRVLYYRIGSSLELRCRVTHYWIKPKIFQWLKSGTPVADELWRGGISIYTEITKPGQLENKLSIANATINDGGNYTCSLDSFSFSIVVHFLKEEKQAASQHATNGGRLSLALHSLNQGLVRHLLLSFLVQIIIVHHHHLFRVIR; this comes from the exons ATGATGGCGATGACGGGAGTGCTGGTGGTCCTCGCCCGTCAACTCTTCATCTACTCTCTGCTGATTGTCGCCAACGAGAGTaaaagaatcgaaaaaatAGCAGAAAGAAATCAAGACGGCGACCGTCTGCTCCGTCTGCGCAAACATAGTTGTGTCTCATCATCTCGTGCAGGTCATCTGGGAGCCTTGCCCGGATTGTTTGccgaccaccaccagcagcaggacGGATGTGATCACGACCACGGACCGGCTCCATCGTTCAGCGCTCCGCAGAACGGCTCGACCGTGAAAGGCCATCACGGCGCTCCCGCTCAACTGCACTGCAACATTCAGGACCTCCATCACCGAGCG GTGTCTTGGATCAGGAAGACGGAGGACGATTTGCATCTGCTGACGGTGGGAGAATCCAGTCACACGGCCGACTCGCGGATAAATCCGGAATTTATTta TCCACATTTATGGCAGCTCAAGTTCAATCCAGCGATGATAAACGATTCCGGTACTTACCTCTGTCATATATCCACCGACCCGCCACTCATCCGCTACATTCATCTGGAGATTTCAG TTCCAGAACCAATCGTCGAGATCGTCGACAGCCAATCGGATGCGGCCGTTTCGTCGGATCGCGTCCTCTACTACCGGATCGGCTCCAGTCTTGAACTGCGCTGTCGAGTCACACACTACTGGATCAAGCCGAAGATTTTTCAATGGCTCAAATCAGGCACTCCCGTTGCCGATGAACTCTGGCGCGGTGGCATCAG TATCTACACGGAAATCACCAAGCCCGGCCAGTTGGAAAACAAACTCAGCATTGCCAACGCAACGATCAACGACGGCGGTAACTACACGTGCAGTTTAGACTCGTTTTCCTTCAGCATCGTTGTTCATTTCCTGAAAG AAGAGAAACAAGCTGCCTCACAGCACGCAACGAATGGCGGCCGTTTGTCGCTAGCGTTGCATTCCCTCAATCAGGGACTAGTTCGTCATTTGCTCCTCTCGTTTCTAGTCCAAATCATCATCGTCCACCATCATCACTTATTCCGTGTCATTCGCTGA